The following are from one region of the Malassezia vespertilionis chromosome 4, complete sequence genome:
- the MSU1 gene encoding exoribonuclease II (COG:J; EggNog:ENOG503NXKZ; BUSCO:EOG09260JNY) — MRHYTRSEARSPESDAKRSSEPRMKTTRPQGRPVLDERAKWKEPKEKEEEIVPKLDYTIHVGASLAKHQEIKPGDFVEVRRTGRTFSGVVLPIPEEEGKRGTGSGASLCVVLISGVLEHVRSTDVMLQFPAFVPPKAAHAAAPLKRDYIAASVARVAASPEDLLDNLEAPMDATSMSETLLQSASAENNFIEQEPLDVARFQKRASICRKIRQLQRETDREIQRLYPAFRTLLLQEQANSEPNHDLGKCSDAEHGFLNRALEMLHRGSFTTLEATQLVIHYLEHLAEPKEKRKERLGGETIFAMHSLLMNHPTQFLVDSTTHRNSQMFMNRSLREQKVISRVVSWSRASMATDGFAERGVEIQEHAEAAKVLDGFCERARYVIQWYENNHTGGRQDGEIEKVTVPAQDGKSTFQWLSTDQEIIEFLKISVGNRRELQDDPTGSIAMSIIKRVGAHTHLEPILHPDMAHLDVDQKFSKAQEQRRALPDTVTSVNTAGADLQHAIVFNFLGRLGALTPWENPNALDTYLKNMKENVLVTKKRHAKARTVLTLQEWQEEKRHDFGDLPVYVIDSANAFELDDGISIEPARTDGEYWLHVHVADPTAWIPPEHPLAYEAEQKYTSIYFPEGHFSLLPNFAVYQGMSLTQQDERSFKKQHVMTFSARVAEDSGKVLDYLIRPSFVNNVLTLNYGEINDLFLHGHPPKDAHKALYKEAIQKDLHKIASVASILSKRRTRIGGAVNAGNPSSTETISPLPLPTATLESPVYFRGFPNVDLTLAKTEQLIPQGTWDKRPGGITSETMVSEMMLLAGRVAAGFGASREIALPFRLQDAPEAAQVALIDKLKDPVTGAISIAELQQNDIFMSPGYFSVRSGNHYALGIGPVNKSSAESDALYNGGYVRTTSPLRRYSDMLCHWQIKSSLFFDKPMMKKHNMAIQFSRFERMEAWVKQIERASHRYWAWTVVDNLLRKKATYEQQGIPASKQHYTNTEKQLMGPQKAYVGVPEVRLSFDTLQAKIRVNLMSLGGYPVDLIWDPKNPPPPRGSTILIEIQKSISSGAKRSLICTPK, encoded by the coding sequence ATGCGCCATTATACGCGGAGCGAGGCACGTTCGCCTGAGAGTGATGCAAAGCGATCGTCGGAGCCAAGGATGAAGACGACGCGTCCACAGGGCCGACccgtgctggacgagcggGCTAAATGGAAAGAACCAAAGGAAAAGGAAGAGGAGATTGTACCCAAGCTAGATTATACCATTCATGTTGGTGCCTCGCTTGCAAAGCACCAAGAAATAAAGCCTGGCGACTTTGTGGAAGTACGCAGAACAGGCCGTACTTTTTCAGGCGTCGTACTCCCGATACCGGAAGAAGAGGGAAAGAGAGGCACAGGATCAGGCGCCTCGCTCTGTGTTGTGCTTATTTCGGGGGTCCTAGAACATGTACGATCCACTGACGTGATGCTCCAATTTCCGGCTTTTGTACCTccaaaagcggcgcatgccgcggcgcctcTGAAGCGCGATTATATCGCTGCATCTGTTGCGCGCGTAGCTGCTTCACCAGAAGATTTACTGGACAATTTAGAGGCGCCTATGGATGCAACTTCCATGAGCGAAACTTTGCTACAAAGTGCCAGTGCAGAAAACAATTTTATTGAGCAAGAGCCTCTGGACGTGGCACGCTTTCAAAAGCGTGCTTCGATCTGCCGCAAAATTCGCCAATTACAAAGAGAGACGGACAGGGAGATACAACGGCTGTATCCTGCATTCCGGACGCTCCTGCTACAGGAGCAAGCGAACAGTGAACCAAATCACGATTTGGGAAAGTGTTCCGACGCTGAGCATGGGTTCCTGAaccgcgcgctcgagatGTTGCACCGCGGAAGTTTTACTACGCTGGAGGCTACGCAACTTGTAATTCACTACCTGGAGCATCTGGCAGAACCTAAGGAAAAGAGGAAGGAACGGTTGGGGGGAGAGACGATCTTCGCTATGCACTCGCTCTTGATGAACCATCCCACGCAATTTCTTGTGGATTCCACGACGCATCGGAACAGTCAAATGTTTATGAACCGTTCCCTTCGTGAGCAAAAGGTGATATCGCGAGTTGTATCCTGGTCTCGTGCGAGTATGGCCACAGATGGATTTGCGGAACGTGGTGTTGAGATCCAAGAACACGCGGAAGCGGCCAAAGTGCTCGACGGATTCTGCGAGCGTGCAAGATACGTGATTCAGTGGTACGAGAACAACCACACTGGCGGACGCCAAGACGGGGAAATTGAAAAAGTTACAGTGCCGGCCCAAGATGGAAAAAGTACCTTTCAATGGCTGTCCACAGACCAGGAAATTATTGAATTTCTCAAGATCAGTGTAGGTAATCGTCGAGAGCTGCAAGATGACCCAACGGGTAGCATTGCCATGTCTATCATCAAACGAGTGGGTGCGCATACACACCTTGAGCCAATCCTGCATCCAGATATGGCGCACTTGGATGTTGATCAAAAGTTCAGCAAGGCTCAAGAGCAGCGTCGTGCTCTTCCAGATACCGTCACTAGTGTCAATACAGCCGGAGCTGATCTTCAACATGCGATTGTGTTTAATTTCCTCGGACGTTTGGGCGCCTTGACACCTTGGGAAAATCCGAATGCTTTGGATACATATTTGAAAAATATGAAGGAAAATGTGCTTGTTACAAAGAAGCGGCATGCCAAAGCCCGTACGGTGCTTACACTGCAAGAATGGCAAGAAGAAAAGAGACATGATTTTGGGGACTTGCCCGTGTATGTGATCGACTCGGCAAATGCATTTGAACTCGACGACGGTATTTCTATTGAGCCGGCACGCACAGATGGAGAATATTGGCTTCATGTGCATGTAGCCGATCCGACTGCGTGGATTCCGCCCGAGCATCCATTGGCTTACGAAGCAGAGCAAAAATACACTAGCATTTACTTCCCTGAGGGCCATTTTTCGTTGCTGCCCAACTTTGCTGTGTACCAAGGAATGAGTCTAACGCAGCAAGACGAGAGATCATTTAAAAAACAGCATGTGATGACTTTTAGTGCGCGTGTTGCGGAAGATTCTGGCAAAGTGCTTGACTATTTGATCAGACCGTCGTTTGTGAATAATGTGCTCACGCTTAACTATGGAGAGATAAACGACTTGTTCCTTCATGGACACCCCCCGAAAGACGCACACAAGGCTTTATACAAAGAAGCAATACAAAAAGATTTGCACAAGATTGCGAGTGTGGCATCCATCTTGTCTAAACGGAGAACGCGAATTGGAGGGGCTGTGAATGCAGGAAACCCGTCCAGTACGGAGACAATTTCACCGCTCCCATTGCCTACCGCAACTTTGGAATCGCCCGTATATTTCAGAGGGTTTCCTAATGTTGATTTAACGTTGGCCAAAACAGAACAGCTCATTCCGCAAGGGACTTGGGATAAGCGGCCTGGGGGCATCACTTCGGAAACCATGGTTAGTGAAATGATGCTTTTGGCAGGTCGCGTGGCTGCTGGTTTCGGTGCTAGCAGAGAGATTGCTTTGCCATTTCGACTCCAAGATGCCCCAGAAGCAGCACAGGTGGCTCTTATCGACAAACTTAAAGACCCCGTCACCGGTGCGATTTCCATCGCTGAGCTTCAACAAAATGATATATTCATGTCGCCCGGATACTTTTCAGTGAGGTCAGGAAACCACTATGCACTTGGGATTGGGCCTGTGAATAAAAGTAGTGCAGAAAGTGATGCACTGTACAATGGCGGTTATGTCCGCACTACAAGTCCGTTGCGACGGTACTCTGATATGCTGTGCCATTGGCAGATAAAGTCGTCTTTGTTCTTTGACAAACCGATGATGAAGAAGCACAATATGGCTATTCAGTTTTCCAGGTTTGAGCGTATGGAAGCGTGGGTCAAGCAGATTGAGCGCGCATCACACCGTTACTGGGCATGGACTGTGGTTGACAATCTCTTACGGAAAAAAGCAACATATGAACAGCAAGGTATTCCAGCTTCAAAGCAACATTATACAAACACCGAAAAGCAGCTCATGGGTCCGCAGAAAGCATATGTTGGAGTACCTGAGGTTCGACTTAGCTTTGACACTTTGCAAGCAAAAATCCGAGTGAATCTAATGTCCCTAGGAGGATACCCTGTCGACTTAATATGGGACCCAAAAAATCCACCGCCACCGCGTGGCTCAACAATTTTGATTGAAATTCAAAAATCAATCAGCTCAGGAGCAAAACGTTCCTTAATCTGTACACCTAAATAA
- the DHX38 gene encoding RNA helicase (EggNog:ENOG503NU3R; COG:A): protein MHRASATPGRNGAHQVSTPFIGYGDETVRRDRVRNDEFDTPAQDRQWDEEETDRDWYLREDDGGLMGDMEHNPFAQFEDMPGKVANNISVRHERITARQAEYRKDTDAWERNRMDVSGVGERRILDENPDEDDADRVQLMVHKLTPPFLDGKIVYTKQTMPVSPVKDPTSDLAVFAMKGSHLVKEHRERAERAKAASRVASLKGTQLGNIMGVKEDDEEGADASKIDPAKEQGKGDSKFAVHLKKKQAASHFSQTKSLREQRQYLPAFASRDELMSVIRENQVVVVIGETGSGKTTQLSQFMHEDGYTKYGLIGCTQPRRVAAMSVAKRVSEEMETELGGVVGYSIRFEDVTSKDTKIKYMTDGIMLRESLTERDLDSYSAIILDEAHERSLNTDVLMGLLKKVLARRRDLKLIVTSATMNAEGFSRFYGNAPIYTIPGRTFPVDVLFSKSPSEDYVDATVKQILAIHLGQGTGDILAFMTGQEDIQVTCEVAMDRLKQIDDAPPLLMLPIYSQMPADLQARIFEPADDGERKCIVATNIAETSLTVDGIMYVVDCGYSKLKLYNPRVGMDSLQITPISQANAMQRSGRAGRTGNGTAYRLYTESAFINEMFQSTIPEIQRTNLANTVLLLKSLGVRDLLEFDFIDPPPQDNILNSMYQLWVLGALDNLGNLTQLGKRMSEFPMEPSLAKILIMSVEYGCSEEMATIVSMLSVPNVFYRPKERQEESDAAREKFYVAESDHLSLLHVYTQWRNNGCRDSWCVQHFLHAKLLRKAREVRAQLVDIMNSQKLLLRSAGTEWDVVRKCIASGYFQQAARVKGVGEYVNIRTGVPMNLHPTSALYGLGYTPDYVVYHELTLTSKEYMGTVTAVDPYWLAELGGAFYSVRDQNTMSFASRRGRDSMLSRQVELEAQFERDREHAAHEEQEAERKRCKLQDARARGSTNRDGIAVPGMGPPKRGRRAGFR, encoded by the coding sequence ATGCATCGAGCGAGTGCCACGCCGGGGCGAAATGGTGCGCACCAGGTCTCTACTCCCTTCATAGGGTATGGGGATGAGACTGTGCGACGTGATCGTGTGCGCAATGACGAGTTTGATACACCCGCGCAAGACCGGCAATGGGACGAAGAGGAAACGGACCGTGACTGGTACCTGCGTGAAGATGACGGTGGTCTGATGGGCGATATGGAGCACAATCCATTTGCACAATTTGAAGACATGCCTGGAAAAGTGGCGAATAATATATCTGTACGGCACGAACGGATAACGGCGCGCCAGGCAGAGTATAGAAAAGACACAGATGCGTGGGAAAGGAACCGAATGGACGTGAGTGGTGTCGGCGAACGCCGGATCTTGGACGAGAATCCAGATGAAGACGATGCGGATCGTGTTCAACTCATGGTACATAAGCTCACGCCTCCGTTTCTGGACGGAAAAATTGTGTATACTAAACAAACTATGCCAGTGAGCCCGGTAAAAGATCCAACGTCGGACCTTGCCGTGTTTGCAATGAAAGGCAGCCATCTTGTTAAGGAGCATCGCGAACGGGCCGAGCGGGCCAAAGCCGCAAGTCGTGTTGCCTCGTTAAAAGGCACGCAGCTTGGCAACATTATGGGTGTGAAGGAAGACGATGAGGAAGGCGCAGACGCGTCCAAGATTGACCCCGCGAAGGAGCAAGGCAAAGGAGACTCGAAATTTGCAGTGCACTTGAAAAAGAAACAAGCAGCATCGCACTTTAGCCAGACCAAGTCGCTCCGTGAGCAGCGCCAATACCTGCCGGCGTTTGCAAGCCGCGATGAGCTGATGAGCGTCATCCGTGAAAACCAGGTCGTGGTCGTGATTGGCGAGACAGGGAGTGGAAAAACAACGCAGCTTTCTCAGTTTATGCACGAGGATGGGTATACTAAATATGGCCTAATCGGATGCACACAGCCACGCCGTGTGGCCGCAATGAGTGTCGCAAAGCGCGTGAGCGAAGAAATGGAGACAGAGTTGGGCGGCGTGGTCGGCTATTCGATTCGTTTCGAGGATGTGACAAGCAAGGATACCAAGATAAAGTACATGACGGACGGCATTATGCTACGCGAATCGCTCACGGAGCGTGATTTGGATAGCTACTCGGCCATTATtctggacgaggcgcacgagcgGTCTTTGAACACCGATGTGCTTATGGGTCTTCTCAAaaaggtgcttgcgcgccggcgcgacTTGAAACTGATTGTCACGTCTGCAACCATGAATGCAGAAGGCTTTTCGCGCTTTTATGGGAATGCGCCAATTTACACCATCCCAGGGCGTACGTTCCCCGTCGACGTCCTGTTTAGCAAATCGCCATCCGAGGACTATGTGGACGCTACCGTTAAGCAAATTCTTGCCATTCACCTAGGACAAGGAACGGGCGATATTCTTGCTTTTATGACGGGCCAAGAAGATATTCAAGTGACGTGCGAGGTCGCGATGGACCGTCTGAAACAAATTGacgacgcaccgccgctgcttATGCTGCCTATTTATTCACAAATGCCAGCCGATCTGCAGGCACGCATCTTTGAGCCGGCGgacgatggcgagcgcaaatgCATCGTCGCGACCAACATTGCGGAGACCTCTCTCACCGTGGACGGCATTATGTACGTCGTGGACTGTGGATACAGTAAGTTGAAACTGTACAACCCCCGTGTCGGTATGGACTCGCTCCAAATTACGCCAATCAGCCAGGCGAATGCAATGCAGCGTTCTGGGCGAGCAGGGCGGACGGGAAATGGCACGGCGTATCGCCTGTACACAGAATCGGCTTTCATAAATGAAATGTTCCAAAGCACGATCCCCGAGATACAGCGCACCAACTTGGCCAACACGGTACTGCTCCTCAAGTCGCTCGGTGTGCGTGACCTGCTTGAATTCGACTTTATCGATCCTCCCCCGCAGGACAATATCCTTAACAGCATGTACCAACTCTGGGTCCTCGGCGCCCTGGACAACTTGGGCAACCTTACACAGCTTGGAAAGCGCATGAGCGAGTTTCCCATGGAACCAAGCCTTGCAAAAATTCTCATCATGAGTGTCGAGTACGGATGCTCTGAAGAAATGGCGACGATTGTGAGCATGCTCAGCGTGCCCAATGTCTTTTACCGCCCCAAGGAGCGCCAAGAAGAgagcgacgccgcgcgcgaaaagtTTTATGTTGCAGAAAGCGACCACCTGAGTCTCTTGCACGTCTACACGCAATGGCGAAATAATGGCTGCCGTGACAGCTGGTGCGTACAGCACTTTCTGCACGCAAAGCTCCTCCGTAAAGCGCGCGAGGTTCGTGCGCAATTGGTGGACATTATGAACAGCCAAAAGCTCTTGTTGCGCTCTGCAGGCACCGAATGGGAtgtcgtgcgcaagtgcatTGCTTCCGGCTATTTCCAGCAGGCCGCACGGGTCAAGGGTGTGGGCGAGTATGTAAACATCCGCACGGGCGTGCCGATGAATTTGCACCCAACAAGTGCGCTCTATGGGCTGGGCTATACGCCAGACTATGTTGTCTACCACGAGCTGACGCTCACCAGCAAAGAGTACATGGGCACTGTCACTGCAGTAGACCCATACTGGCTCGCAGAGCTTGGGGGTGCGTTCTACTCGGTGCGTGATCAAAATACAATGAGCTTCGCAAGCCGTCGCGGCCGCGATTCGATGCTTTCGCGCCAGGTCGAGCTTGAGGCGCAGTTCGAGCGCGATCGTGaacatgcagcgcatgagGAACAAGAGGCAGAAAggaagcgatgcaagcTACAGGATGCTCGTGCACGAGGGTCGACCAACCGCGATGGGATTGCAGTGCCAGGCATGGGCCCACCTAAACGCGGACGGCGAGCAGGATTTCGGTAG
- the SHM1 gene encoding glycine hydroxymethyltransferase (COG:H; EggNog:ENOG503NVHZ), giving the protein MSSIPIPNDFNKVLYQPLAEADPEVQEIIERETYRQFRGLELIASENLTSLATMEANGSILTNKYSEGLPGARYYGGNEFIDQLEVLTQKRALETFDLDPNVWGVNVQSYSGSTANFAAFTALLQPQDRVMGLALPDGGHLTHGYYTAKKKITASAIYFQSFPYQVDRSTGLIDHERLKANANLFKPRLVVCGGSAYPRDWDYKFFYEVAKANGSYLLCDMAHISGLVAAKEMNSPFEYCDIVTTTTHKTLRGPRAGLIFFRKDREADIEARVNAAVFPACQGGPHNNTISAVCVALKQASDPAFKNYAKQVRANAQALAAKLFSYGYKLQTDGSDNHLVLWDLRPIGLTGSKIEKLCDLVHITLNKNAVAGDTSAVVPGGVRIGANALTSRSMNEKDMEKVAEFLHRVVEIAGVLQKEAGSKLLKDFVAKATTGDGEGRQQLKQLSVEVQEFATKFPLPGVPDSASIKRFPDAEE; this is encoded by the exons ATGAGCTCTATTCCGATTCCGAACGATTTT AACAAGGTCTTGTACCAACCTCTCGCTGAGGCGGACCCCGAGGTGCAAGAGATtatcgagcgcgagacCTACCGCCAGTTTCGCGGTCTCGAGCTAATTGCATCCGAGAACCTGACCTCGCTCGCTACCATGGAAGCAAATGGCTCGATCCTTACAAACAAGTACTCTGAGGGTCTTCCCGGTGCGCGCTACTACGGTGGTAACGAGTTTATCGACCAGCTTGAGGTACTCACGCAGaagcgtgcgctcgagACGTTCGACCTCGACCCGAACGTATGGGGCGTAAATGTGCAGTCGTACTCGGGTTCGACGGCCAACTTTGCCGCGTTCACCGCGCTCCTCCAGCCGCAGGACCGTGTCATGGGCCTTGCTCTCCCTGACGGTGGCCATCTTACGCACGGCTACTACAccgcgaagaagaagatCACCGCATCCGCGATCTACTTCCAATCTTTCCCCTACCAGGTGGACCGATCCACCGGTCTCATCGACCACGAGCGCTTGAAGGCCAATGCGAACCTCTTTAAGCCCCGTCTTGTCGTTTGCGGTGGTTCTGCCTACCCCCGCGACTGGGACTACAAGTTCTTCTACGAAGTTGCCAAGGCGAATGGCTCCTATTTGCTCTGCGATATGGCGCACATTTCTGGTCTTGTTGCCGCGAAGGAGATGAACTCGCCATTTGAATACTGTGACATTGTCACTACTACGACACACAAAACGCTCCGTGGCCCGCGCGCCGGCCTTATCTTCTTCCGCAAGGACCGTGAGGCTGATATCGAGGCCCGTGTGAACGCCGCTGTGTTCCCTGCTTGCCAGGGTGGCCCGCACAATAACACCATCTCTGCTGTTTGCGTGGCGTTGAAGCAGGCATCTGACCCTGCCTTCAAGAACTATGCCAAGCAGGTGCGTGCGaatgcgcaagcgcttgccgcaAAGCTTTTCAGCTACGGCTACAAGCTGCAGACGGATGGCAGTGACAACCATCTCGTCCTCTGGGATCTCCGTCCGATTGGTCTTACAGGTTCCAAGATCGAGAAGCTTTGCGACCTGGTGCATATTACGCTGAACAAGAACGCGGTTGCGGGCGACACTTCGGCTGTTGTGCCCGGCGGTGTGCGTATTGGCGCCAATGCCCTTacttcgcgctcgatgaACGAGAAGGACATGGAGAAGGTCGCTGAATTCCTCCATCGCGTCGTGGAAATCGCAGGTGTGCTTCAAAAGGAGGCTGGCTCTAAGCTTCTTAAGGACTTTGTTGCAAAGGCCACCACTGGGGACGGCGAAGGCCGTCAGCAGCTTAAGCAGCTCTCTGTTGAGGTGCAGGAGTTCGCGACCAAGTTCCCCTTGCCCGGTGTTCCTGATTCTGCTAGCATCAAGCGCTTCCCTGATGCGGAGGAGTAA
- the DDI1 gene encoding DNA damage-inducible protein 1 (COG:L; EggNog:ENOG503NWPK; MEROPS:MER0242447), producing the protein MLTVVDAEQNTFPIDTDATIEVENFKVFLEADTNIPAEQQVLQFQGTKLEDGKRTLASYGVSDQDLLMLADARKVVPGAGTQWEENGRMAEVARSQILQSVPLQDQLRSSNPALLDAALHSQERFLQAIGHQRGHLQQMRARSDLALADPFDVEAQRRIEEAIREEQVYANMEHAMEYNPEVFGNVIMLYVDLKVNGHPVKAFVDSGAQTTIMSPECAERCGIMRLVDTRFAGVAMGVGTANILGRVHSAPIQLAHDVFVSGSFTILEVCIDGFV; encoded by the coding sequence ATGCTCACTGTCGTGGACGCTGAGCAGAACACATTTCCTATCGATACGGATGCAACTATTGAAGTAGAAAATTTCAAGGTATTTCTTGAGGCCGATACCAACATTCCTGCAGAGCAACAGGTCCTGCAATTCCAAGGCACAAAGCTGGAAGATGGAAAACGCACGCTTGCTTCCTACGGTGTCTCTGACCAGGATTTATTGATGTTGGCAGATGCGAGGAAGGTTGTTCCAGGTGCTGGCACTCAGTGGGAGGAAAATGGCAGGATGGCAGAGGTCGCGCGCAGCCAAATCTTGCAGTCTGTGCCGTTGCAGGATCAGTTGCGGAGTAGCAAtccagcgctgctcgatgcagCCTTGCATTCCCAAGAGCGGTTTTTGCAAGCTATCGGTCATCAGCGGGGCCATTTGCAACAAATGCGTGCTCGTAGCGAtttggcgcttgcggatcCGTTCGACGTGGAAGCGCAACGGCGTATTGAGGAGGCAATACGCGAAGAACAAGTGTATGCAAATATGGAACATGCGATGGAATATAACCCTGAAGTTTTTGGCAATGTTATCATGTTGTACGTGGACTTAAAAGTGAACGGACACCCCGTCAAGGCATTTGtggacagcggcgcacaaaccACGATCATGAGCCCAGAATGTGCAGAGCGCTGCGGAATCATGCGGCTTGTGGATACGCGGTTCGCCGGGGTTGCCATGGGCGTTGGTACTGCGAACATTCTTGGGCGTGTACACAGCGCACCTATTCAGCTCGCTCATGATGTGTTTGTGTCTGGCTCGTTTACTATATTGGAGGTATGTATTGACGGCTTTGTTTAA
- a CDS encoding uncharacterized protein (EggNog:ENOG503P7RH; COG:S) produces the protein MSVPLPARNGPWQPVLALPGAVHIVQCCTAPLAKNLVAIATDQSVYAYAIHTNDAHLQLAPVASFFLGAAVYALAWSPGAQYPNAEGEGVCRVELLVATADKQLRLLRHDAVHGTEMSVLAQSQTPIHDLDWCATPGYEQYVAAAGGAYATNLTTDDGSLQIWDLEPEHGVPECHTMRLGASILSVSFHAKVPKLLLAVDASGVGRLIDWLASISPECDDVQTAVTFSDPSALAANVTQGICAMGGAAWQPHDPDVVGALLGTRWCVWNLASHTTNPTRPSAHGAFQSGPMPSGGGIRFCPTNARLFALHIPAAVQIFDASFPTSPRAIDVHDQAPFRGSRSVDLHADSTSARSVRQACTVGDVDWAPFRVGGYDVLFVAVGRQVLVVPAS, from the exons ATGTCGGTACCGTTGCCTGCGCGCAATGGTCCGTGGCAGCCTGTACTGGCCCTTCcgggcgcggtgcacatCGTGCAGTGCTgtactgcgccgcttgcgaAAAACTTGGTAGCAATTg CGACCGACCAAAGCGTGTATGCCTACGCAATCCACACAAACGACGCGCATCTTCAGCTGGCGCCTGTAGCGTCGTTCTTCTTGGGCGCTGCCGTGTATGCGCTGGCATGGAGTCCCGGCGCCCAGTATCCAAACGCAGAGGGCGAGGGCGTGTGCAGAGTCGA ATTGCTCGTTGCGACAGCTGACAAACAactgcgcctcttgcggCACGATGCTGTGCATGGCACAGAGATGagtgtgcttgcacagTCGCAAACGCCCATTCATGATCTTGACTGGTGTGCGACGCCGGGATACGAGCAATAcgtcgctgcagcgggTGGTGCGTACGCTACAAATCTCACCACAGACGACGGCAGTTTGCAGATTTGGGATCTCGAGCCGGAGCACGGTGTGCCAGAATGCCATACAATGCGTCTCGGTGCATCGATCTTGTCCGTGTCTTTCCATGCCAAGGTACCGAAACTGTTGCTTGCCGTCGATGCCAGCGGCGTGGGCCGCTTAATCGATTGGCTTGCCTCGATTTCCCCAGAGTGTGACGATGTGCAGACCGCAGTGACATTCTCTGATCCATCTGCACTTGCTGCAAATGTGACGCAAGGGATCTGTGCGATGggtggcgcggcgtggcaGCCGCATGATCCAGACGTGGTTGGAGCGCTGCTGGGGACGCGGTGGTGTGTGTGGAACTTGGCGAGCCATACAACGAATCCGACCAGGCCAAGTGCACATGGCGCCTTCCAAAGTGGCCCGATGCCGAGCGGCGGTGGAATCAGGTTCTGCCCGAccaatgcgcgcctctttgcACTCCATATCCCTGCCGCCGTGCAGATATTCGACGCTTCCTTCCCTACAAGCCCACGTGCGATTGACGTGCACGATCAGGCGCCATTTCGCGGCTCGCGTTCCGTAGATCTGCATGCGGAcagcacaagcgctcgGTCCGTGCGCCAGGCATGCACCGTTGGCGATGTGGATTGGGCACCCTTCCGTGTCGGCGGCTATGATGTGCTATTTGTTGCGGTGGGTCGACAGGTGCTTGTGGTGCCTGCGTCGTAG